The following are encoded together in the Kwoniella newhampshirensis strain CBS 13917 chromosome 7, whole genome shotgun sequence genome:
- a CDS encoding phosphoenolpyruvate carboxykinase (ATP): protein MVQGKHHHDEFESNQFLGQEMKYFSQAGFDLDRIHIKRNAPIASLYEDAILNEGAVISSNGALINFSGKKTGRSPKDKRIVFEESSKDEIWWGPVNIKMDEHTFEINRERAIDYLNTRENVYVFDGFAGWDPKYRIKVRVIASRAYHALFMHNMLIRPTPEELENFGEPDFIIYNAGQFPANRFTTGMTSTTSVEINFKRMEMVILGTEYAGEMKKGIFSVMHYLQPVKFGQLSLHSSANQAKGDNGDVTLFFGLSGTGKTTLSADPNRLLIGDDEHVWSDTGVFNIEGGCYAKTINLSAEKEPEIFGAIKFGSILENVVYNPADRKPDYDDVSITENTRCAYPIEYIPNAKIPCIADRQPSNIIMLCCDAFGVLPPVSRLTPEQAQYHFVAGYTSKTPGTEDGIVEPSPTFSTCYGQPFIVLHPGRYAKMLAERMESNKVDCWLINTGWTGGKFGTGKRCPLKYTRAIVDAIHDGSLAKAEFETFPIFNLSIPKAVEGVPSEILHPEKVWPTKDAFRAELDKLGGMFQKAFAKYENDISEEVKLAGPVFA, encoded by the exons ATGGTTCAAGGAAAACATCACCATGACGAGTTCGAGTCCAACCAGTTCCTCGGGCAAGAGATGAAATATTTCTCTCAAGCTGGTTTCGACCTTGACAGAATCCacatcaag CGAAACGCTCCCATCGCTTCCCTATACGAAGATGCCATCCTCAACGAAGGCgccgtcatctcctccaacgGAGCACTCATCAACTTCtcggggaagaagacgggTCGATCGCCCAAGGACAAGCGAATCGTTTTCGAGGAGTCTAGCAAGGACGAGATCTGGTGGGGTCCCGTCAACATCAAgatgga CGAACACACCTTCGAGATCAACAGAGAAAGAGCTATTGATTATCTCAACACGCGCGAGAACGTCTACGTCTTTGATGGATTCGCCGGTTGGGACCCCAAGTACAGAATCAAAGTCCGAGTGATTGCCAGTCGTGCCTACCACGCTCTCttcatg CACAACATGCTTATACGACCTACACCGGAGGAGCTCGAGAACTTTGGCGAGCCCGATTTCATCATCTACAACGCTGGTCAGTTCCCCGCCAACCGATTCACCACCGGTATGacatccaccacctcgGTCGAGATCAACTTCAAGCGAATGGAGATGGTCATCCTCGGTACCGAATACGCCGgtgagatgaagaagggtatCTTCTCCGTCATGCACTACTTGCAACCGGTCAAATTCGGTCAACTGTCCCTTCACTCCTCGGCCAATCAGGCCAAGGGCGATAACGGCGATgtcaccctcttcttcggtctcTCGGGGACTGGAAAAACCACCCTGTCTGCGGACCCCAACAGGTTGTTGATCGGTGACGATGAGCACGTCTGGAGTGACACTGGTGTCTTCAACATCGAAGGTGGTTGCTATGCCAAGACCATCAACCTGTCTgctgagaag GAGCCCGAAATTTTCGGTGCTATCAAGTTCGGTTCCATTCTCGAGAACGTGGTCTACAACCCGGCGGACCGTAAGCCGGACTATGACGACGTCTCCATCACGGAGAACACACGATGTGCCTACCCCATCGAATACATCCCTAACGCCAAGATCCCCTGTATCGCTGACCGACAACCatccaacatcatcatgctCTGTTGCGACGCTTTCGGTGTCCTGCCTCCCGTTTCTCGACTCACCCCCGAACAGGCTCAATACCATTTCGTTGCCGGATACACTTCCAAGACTCCCGGTACCGAGGACGGCATCGTCGAGCCTTCACCGACATTCTCGACATGTTACGGTCAACCGTTCATTGTCCTTCATCCTGGTCGATACGCCAAGATGTTggcggagaggatggagagcaACAAGGTCGATTGTTGGTTGATCAACACGGGTTGGACAGGAGGCAAATTCGGTACGGGTAAACGATGTCCGTTGAAATACACCCGAGCGATCGTCGACGCCATCCACGATGGCTCTCTCGCCAAAGCCGAATTCGAGACTTTCCCGatcttcaacctctccatccccaAGGCGGTCGAGGGCGTCCCGAGCGAGATCCTCCATCCTGAGAAAGTATGGCCGACAAAGGATGCTTTCAGAGCGGAATTGGACAAGCTGGGAGGCATGTTCCAGAAGGCGTTTGCGAAATATGAGAATGATATCTCAGAAGAAGTCAAATTGGCAGGTCCCGTCTTTGCATAA